In Sandaracinaceae bacterium, the genomic window GTCGTTGCCGATGAGGATGCCGTGGCTGCGTGCGAAGGCCTCGAAGCCGGTCGGCAGCAGCCGCTCGCCCTGGCTGAGGACCGGGTCGAGCGCCAAGAACACGTTTCCGCCGCGCTCGAGGTACTCCTGGACGCGCCGCACGTCCTCGGCCGGCACCGGCGTCTCGGGGCCGAGCACGAACAGGGCCGCGCAGTGGTCGGGGATGTCGGCCCGCGGGGCCAGCTGCTCCACATCGACGTTCATGCGGTCGAGACGGTCGCGAAGACCGGAGATGGAGCGCGGCCCGTTGGCCACGCCCAGCTCCCCGTGCCCCGAGAGGACGCACACACGCGTCGGTGTCCCCGACGTGACCTCCACGATGGCTCCGGTGAAGCTCTCCTCCGCGCGCACATCGATCTTGGGGCCGTCCTCGTCGTCGAAGCTCGACATGTCGGGGGCGCGCAGGTCCTCGTAGTCCACCTTCCAGTGCCGCTGGCCCGCCACCACCACGGCCGCGACGTCCGCGATGGTCGAGCCGTTGACGCTGCCCTGGTTGAGCTGGAAGCGCTGCGCCAGCAGCCGGAACTCGCCTGCCTGACGGTCTGGGCTGATGCGCCGCACGGTGATGCGCGGCGACGCGGCCTGATAGTTCGCGACCAGCTCCTCGAAGTCCTCGAGATCGTGCTGCCCCTCGGGCACGAACAGGTAGATCTCCACGTCTTGATCGAGCTCGGCCAGCACGCGCAGGCTCTCGCCCGAGAGCGTGTAGCGCGCCTCGCTGGTCCAGTCCCAGCGCTCGAAGTGGCGGAACGAGAGGTACGCGAGCATGAGCAGGATCCACACGGTGAGGATGCTGCCGACGACGCCGCGTGTACGGTGTGCGAGGAAGCGGTCCTCGCTGGGCACGGCCTCGGCCACGCTGGACGCGGCGGGCTCGTTCGAAGGGGCGGTCACTGGTACCTCCGGGCGTCCACGACGCGCACGCTGAGGAACAAGGCGAGCGCCGCGGTCAGCACGTCGAACGCCAGGTAGCGGCTGTCCACGATGCCGCGCGAGTAGGCCCGCATGTGCTCCATGACGCTGATGTAGTTGAGGACCTCGGCCCAGTCGGGCAGGACGCTGCTGGCGATGCCGAGCACGAAGAGCGTGCTGAGCACGAAGAACGCGATGACGGCGGCCACCAGCTGACTGGACGCGATGGCGCTCGAGAGCAGGCCGATGGCCATGTAGTGCAGGCCGATGCCGAACACGCCGACGAAGATGGCTCCCGTGGCCCCCCAGTCCGCGTAGCCGAAGTTCTTGCAGATCCACACGTACATGAGCGTGGGCACCCACATCGCCGCCCAGTAGGTCATGGCCGCGAGGTACTTGCCCATGACCATGGCCAGCGGGGTGACCGGTGTGGTGAGCATGGCTTCGTCGATGCCGGACTGCCGCTCTTCCGCCAGGAGGCGCATGGTGAGGACGGGCACGAACACCAGCAGCGCGATGAAGAACAGCACAGTGCCGCCGTAGAAGAACGCCACGGGGTTGTCGCTGCCGCCGCCCGAGGGGTTCTGCGCGAACCAGCCGCACATGATGTAGAACTGCCCGCCGCACACCAGCATCCAGATGGTGAGCACCACCCACGCCAGCGGGGAGACGAAGAACGAGCGCACGTCGCGCTTCGCGATGGCCCACATGCTCTTCATGACGCGCTGTCTCCCTCGTCCGCACCGCGGTCGGTGGGCTCGTCGTCGGCGCCGCCCGCACCATCGGCTTCGTCGACACCTTCGTCGGCGGGCGCTTCGCCGGTCGCGTCGTCCGTAGGTCCCGCCGGGTCGGTGGTCGTGAGGTCCGCGAACACGGACTCGAGCGACGCAGACTCCGGCACCAAGCGGTGCAGGCTGAGACCCGCGGCCACGACCGCCTGGAAGACCGCCTCGAGCACCTCGTCGCCGGGAACCGCGGTCAGCCGCACGGCGTGTCCACCGTCCGTCGCGCCAAGACGCTCGACGCTGCGCACGCCCGTCACCCCCGCGAGCGCCCGCTCGTAGGCCTCGGCGGAAGCCGGACCACCGAGGGTGACCGCGCGCGTGCCTGCCGGGTTGGCGCGCAGCTCACTGGCCTTGCCCTGCGCCATGAGCTTGCCCTTGCGGATGATGATGACGCGCCCGCAGGTGTTCTCCACCTGCGGCAGGATGTGCGTCGAGAGGAAGACCGTCTTGTGCCCCTCGAAGCCGCGCAGCAGCTCGCGCACGTGCCGGTTCTGGTTGGGGTCGAGGCCGCTGCTGGGCTCGTCCAGGATGAGCAGCGGCGGGTCCGTCAGCAGCGCGTCCGCCAGACCCACGCGCTGGCGGTAGCCCTTCGACAGCCGACCGATGACCTTGTCGGCCGCGTCGGTGACGTCCGCCTGGGCGAGGGCCCGCTCCACCGCACCGCTCACCTCGCGCCGCCCCATCTCTTTCAGCTCCGCCCGGAAGCGGAGGTACTCGAGCACGCGCATGTCGCGGTACATCGGGACCCCCTCGGGCATGTACCCGATCAGGCGCCGCGCCTCGCGCGGGTTGTCGTGCACGTCGATGCCTCCGACGCGCACGCGCCCGGAGGTCGGGGCCAGGTAGCCCGTGATCATGCGCAGCGTGGTGCTCTTGCCCGCGCCGTTGGGCCCCAGGAAGCCGACGATCTCGCCGCTCGGCACGTTGAAACTGATGGCGTCGACCGCGGTGGTCGAGCCGTACCGTTTCGTTAGTTCTTGGACTTCGATCACGTGTCGTAGGTCTCCACTGGGGGGCTCACCGGGTGAGCACCCCGAAGTGCCATCCGCGACAGGAACAGCTCTCGCGCGCGCTGATTCCAGCAGCAGACGGGCGTCTACTCCAGACGCCCTACGACATCAAGGCCCCCGGACCGAGACGGCGCCCCCGACGCTCCACCGCGACAGCACGCCGGAGACTCCTTCGCGACGCACGACCGGCTCGTCGACTCCGCCGGCCCAGCGCAACGCGCAGAGGTCAGGGTGCGACGACGAGCGGCGCAACGTAGAACACGCCCAGCAGATCCTCGCTCACGGCCTGCGGATCGTCGGAGCCGTCGCGCGCCTCGACGCGCCACTGGTAGTACATCCCCGGTTCGAGCGGCCCGCCGTACGTGACGCTCGGGTGACCCGAGCCCATGAAGGCCGGCTCGGTGCTCTGCCACACCTCGGTACCGAACACGTCGTAGACCCGCACGTCGTACGACTGCTCACCGGAGTCGTCGTCCCACGCCAGCGTCACGGTCGCATCGCTGGCCACCTCGGTGGGTCGATCGGCACCGGGCTCGATGACGCGAAGCGCCTCGGTCACCTTGAAGCTCTCGCTCACTGTCAGGTCGGCCCCAGCGACGTCCACGAAGACGATCTGCGTCCCCGCGATCCCTGGGTCGGGATCCCTCACCAAGAGGTCGTTCTCGAAGGCTGCCAGCACCGCGTAGCGCCCAGGCGGGACACCAGGGATGGTGTACCCGCCCGAGATGCTCGGGGCGGCGCCAGGCTCGGGCGCCCGTAGCCCGGGCGCGACCTCACCGCGTACGAACGTATCGGTGATCTGTTGGAAGGTCGACGCGGGGATCAGCACCACGCTCGTCCTGCTGCCACCCGGGGCGTTGACGATCTGGACCTGGCCCGAGATGGTCGCCAGCGCGTCGGTGCTCGCGGCGAGGTCCACCCCAGCCAGCGCGACGCCCTCGACGGTCACGTCCATGCCGACGAGCGCGCTGTCGGCGCGATAACCACGCACGCTGTAGCTCCCATCGGCGACGCCGTAGATCACGTAGCTGCCGTCCGCGTCGGCGTACCCGAAGGGACACGGCGGCGCGCTGCACTCGGCCACCACCAGCGTGCCCGCGGGCTCGGTGCCTCCCACGACACCCTGGATGCTGGGGAGCCCGACCTGATCATCGGGCACGCCGATCAACACCACGCTCGTGCTGCCGTTCTCGGCCACGTAGCCGACGTCGACTACCGCGGCGGCGTCGGTCGCGTCGATGGGCAACGCGGGCCTGAACCCGCTCGGGAACGGCAGGTAGTCTTGCGCGGACACGCGCAGGGTGAAGGTCCCCGCGACGGGGACCCCCATCGCGTCACGCACCACGGGGACGGCCAGCCGATACCGTCCGGCCGCGTCGGTCACGGCCACCTGCGTGACGACCGAGCCCGCGTCGTCCGCGGCGAGCACCCGCGCCCCCGGGAGCGGCGCACCGTCCTCCGCGCGCGTGATCGTGCCGTCGATGAAGACAGGGGCGAAGCATGCGTGCTCGCCCGACGCCAGCGGGTCGCAGACCGCGCCGTCTGCACACGCGTCCTCGTCCGATGGGTCGCAGGTCTCGGTGCACGTGGCATCGGCGCCGTCGAGCGCCAGGCAGACGAGCCCGTTCCCGCACTGCGGGTCCGACACGTCACATGCTCGTTCCCCTGAACTCTTGCAGCCAGAGAGGACGATACCCGCGAACAACAGCGTGGAGACGACGACAGAGAGCGGGGTATTGGGAGTCATGTAGGCGTATACCCAGGCACTCGTCCGCGGGATACGCGCCGCCGCACCGTGCATGTGTGAGGTGATGTACGCGCCGGACCGGCCTCGACCGTTTCCTCGCGCCCTGAACTGGGGCACCCTGTGATGCAACGAAGCCGCGACGTCATGCGCATCACGCCCACATACCCGGAGCTCGCGCCCACCGTGCCCTCGGTGGAGTTCCGCGCCACCGAACGACCGGTCGGTGTGGACCCGCTGGTGCAACGCGCCCAAGAGGGCGACGCCGCCGCGTTCCGTGAGCTCTTCGCGCAGCACAAGGACCGCGTGGCCTCCATCGTGTTTCGCTTCCTGGGCCACAGCTCCGAAGTGGACGACGTGGTGCAGGAGGTGTTCCTGCACGTGCACCGCAGCCTTCCGCGCTTCCGGGGCGACGCGCGCTTCACCACCTGGCTCTACCGCCTCACGGCCAACATCACGAAGATGCACCTGCGCCGCAAGGCGTCGCGGCCGAGGGTGGTGGACGTGGAGGTCCCCGACCTCCCGCGCAACGCCGAGCCCCCAGAGGCACCGGACGACGCGCTCGCGCGGCAGCTGCGCATCCGCGCCCTGTATCGCCTGCTGGAGCGCCTGTCCGAAAAGAAGCGCATGGTGCTCGTGCTGCACGACCTGGAGGGCATGGCCGCCGCCGAGATCGCCGAGGTGGTCGAGGCGCCCATCATGACCGTCCGCACACGCCTCTTCTACGCGCGCCGCGACCTGTACGCGATGTTCGAGGAGGAGCCTACGCTCGCGGTGCTGCTGGGCGAGCTCGGCGGGGCGCTCCGTGGACAAGGCAATGGCGAAGCGGGGGGTGAGCCATGAGCGCGCACCATCCGAAGTGGAACGCGCTGCACGCGCTGGCGCAGGGCGCGCTCTCGAGCGACGGACAGCGACGCATCCGTGCGCACTTGCTCGCGTGCGACGTGTGCCGGCGCGCGGAGGCCGCGTTGCGGGTGTACGACGGGGTGCGGCGTGAGGCCGCTGCCCCAGCCCCCGCGCTGGCGGGGGACGCGTGGACGCGGCTGTCACAGGCCATCGCACAGGACGCCCACGGCGCAGCCGAAGCCCACGGCCACGGCGCAGCGGACGGCTCACGTGGTGACGAGGTCGCGGAGGACGTGGCCACGGCCTACGAGCGCATCAGCACC contains:
- a CDS encoding ABC transporter ATP-binding protein, whose product is MIEVQELTKRYGSTTAVDAISFNVPSGEIVGFLGPNGAGKSTTLRMITGYLAPTSGRVRVGGIDVHDNPREARRLIGYMPEGVPMYRDMRVLEYLRFRAELKEMGRREVSGAVERALAQADVTDAADKVIGRLSKGYRQRVGLADALLTDPPLLILDEPSSGLDPNQNRHVRELLRGFEGHKTVFLSTHILPQVENTCGRVIIIRKGKLMAQGKASELRANPAGTRAVTLGGPASAEAYERALAGVTGVRSVERLGATDGGHAVRLTAVPGDEVLEAVFQAVVAAGLSLHRLVPESASLESVFADLTTTDPAGPTDDATGEAPADEGVDEADGAGGADDEPTDRGADEGDSAS
- a CDS encoding sigma-70 family RNA polymerase sigma factor, with the translated sequence MRITPTYPELAPTVPSVEFRATERPVGVDPLVQRAQEGDAAAFRELFAQHKDRVASIVFRFLGHSSEVDDVVQEVFLHVHRSLPRFRGDARFTTWLYRLTANITKMHLRRKASRPRVVDVEVPDLPRNAEPPEAPDDALARQLRIRALYRLLERLSEKKRMVLVLHDLEGMAAAEIAEVVEAPIMTVRTRLFYARRDLYAMFEEEPTLAVLLGELGGALRGQGNGEAGGEP
- a CDS encoding GldG family protein, coding for MTAPSNEPAASSVAEAVPSEDRFLAHRTRGVVGSILTVWILLMLAYLSFRHFERWDWTSEARYTLSGESLRVLAELDQDVEIYLFVPEGQHDLEDFEELVANYQAASPRITVRRISPDRQAGEFRLLAQRFQLNQGSVNGSTIADVAAVVVAGQRHWKVDYEDLRAPDMSSFDDEDGPKIDVRAEESFTGAIVEVTSGTPTRVCVLSGHGELGVANGPRSISGLRDRLDRMNVDVEQLAPRADIPDHCAALFVLGPETPVPAEDVRRVQEYLERGGNVFLALDPVLSQGERLLPTGFEAFARSHGILIGNDLVLELDPQRLGAGDPLNAFFVFDQAQHELLEPIIGLPIAMMQARSVRAVEGSGAQELLYTSDTSYAEQDLSGLRTLEPNGDDLRGPVPLAALVTVETTAAPRAAGEPTEPEVDEGAPNGGRLVVVGDADFMVPELMGRPEFANATFASAVTGWLTQRSALIAVPPRQANARPMSITEGDMSGIGFRVLFLLPAAMGFLGLSVWWSRRP
- a CDS encoding ABC transporter permease; translated protein: MKSMWAIAKRDVRSFFVSPLAWVVLTIWMLVCGGQFYIMCGWFAQNPSGGGSDNPVAFFYGGTVLFFIALLVFVPVLTMRLLAEERQSGIDEAMLTTPVTPLAMVMGKYLAAMTYWAAMWVPTLMYVWICKNFGYADWGATGAIFVGVFGIGLHYMAIGLLSSAIASSQLVAAVIAFFVLSTLFVLGIASSVLPDWAEVLNYISVMEHMRAYSRGIVDSRYLAFDVLTAALALFLSVRVVDARRYQ